A single region of the Buteo buteo chromosome 16, bButBut1.hap1.1, whole genome shotgun sequence genome encodes:
- the SCUBE2 gene encoding signal peptide, CUB and EGF-like domain-containing protein 2 isoform X2, which produces MGSGGRRRGAAGARALPLLLLLLPAPGAPAALPLPLALPDVDECALGLDDCHPDAICQNTPKLYKCTCKVGYTGEGKKCEDIDECDNDFNGGCVHECFNIPGNYRCTCYDGFMLAHDGHNCLDTDECMFNNGGCQHVCVNTVGSYECRCKEGFFLSDNQHTCIHRSEEGMSCMNKDHGCAHICRETPKGGVACECRPGFELSKNQRSCILTCNHGNGGCQHTCDDADNGPICGCHPKYIMHVDGKTCLEREEAAVEISEGNTTAGADVDKRVKRRLLMETCAVNNGGCDRTCKDTSTGVHCSCPVGFTLQFDGKTCKDIDECQSNNGGCDHFCKNTVGSFDCSCRKGFKLLTDEKSCQDVDECSFERTCDHTCINHPGTFECTCNKGYALYGFTHCGDINECSVNNGGCQQLCVNTLGDYECLCHSNYKLHWNKKDCVDTCDVRCARKKTEKRFRKTIRTLRKTVSRDQFRIRVSGMDHEVARKSLKLSEPQQACGVGQMYVGNRCDQCSPGEYSPDGFKPCLPCPLGTYQPEAGRVSCFPCGGGLTTRHSSASLFQDCETKVQCSPGHFYNTTTHRCIRCTVGTYQPEFGQNYCISCPGNTTTDFDGSTNITQCKNRQCGGELGDYTGYIESPNYPGDYPANTECTWNINPPPKRRILIVVPEIFLPIEDECGDYLVMRKSSSSNSVTTYETCQTYERPIAFTSRSKKLWIQFKSNEGNSAKGFQVPYVTYDEDYQELIEDIVRDGRLYASENHQEILKDKKLIKALFDVLAHPQNYFKYTAQESREMFPRSFIRLLRSKVSRFLRPYK; this is translated from the exons ATGGGgtccggcggccgccgccgcggcgcggcgggggcccgggcgctgccgctgctgctcctgctgctgcccgcGCCGGgcgcccccgccgccctgcccctgcccctggcCCTGCCCG ATGTGGATGAATGCGCCCTGGGGCTCGATGACTGCCACCCAGATGCTATTTGTCAAAACACCCCAAAGCTGTACAAGTGCACGTGCAAAGTGGGTTACACTGGCGAAGGGAAGAAATGTGAAG ACATTGATGAATGTGATAATGACTTCAATGGAGGCTGCGTCCACGAGTGTTTCAACATTCCAGGAAATTACCGCTGCACTTGCTACGACGGCTTTATGTTGGCTCATGATGGCCACAACTGCCTGG atACAGATGAATGCATGTTCAACAACGGTGGTTGCCAGCATGTTTGTGTCAACACTGTGGGGAGCTATGAATGTCGCTGTAAGGAAGGGTTCTTTCTAAGTGATAACCAGCATACGTGCATCCACCGCTCAGAAG AAGGCATGAGCTGCATGAATAAAGATCATGGCTGTGCCCACATCTGCAGAGAAACGCCCAAAGGAGGAGTTGCCTGTGAATGCCGACCAGGATTTGAACTGTCCAAGAACCAGAGGAGCTGCATTT taacATGTAATCATGGAAATGGTGGCTGTCAACATACATGTGATGATGCTGATAATGGGCCTATTTGTGGATGTCACCCCAAGTACATCATGCATGTGGATGGAAAAACCTGCCTGG agagggaagaggctgCTGTTGAAATTTCTGAGGGAAACACTACAGCAGGAGCTGATGTGGACAAGCGGGTGAAGCGACGGTTGCTTATGG AAACGTGTGCAGTTAATAATGGCGGCTGTGATCGTACATGTAAAGATACGTCGACTGGAGTCCACTGCAGCTGTCCTGTTGGATTCACACTCCAGTTTGATGGGAAAACATGTAAAG ATATTGATGAATGCCAGTCCAATAACGGAGGCTGTGatcatttctgtaaaaacacTGTTGGCAGTTTTGattgcagctgcagaaaaggaTTTAAATTATTAACAGATGAGAAGTCTTGTCAAG ACGTTGATGAATGCTCTTTTGAACGGACATGCGACCACACGTGCATCAATCATCCAGGCACCTTCGAGTGTACTTGTAACAAAGGATATGCTCTCTATGGCTTCACACATTGTGGAG ATATTAATGAATGTAGCGTCAACAATGGTGGTTGCCAACAACTGTGTGTGAACACACTGGGAGACTATGAATGCCTGTGTCACTCTAACTACAAATTACACTGGAATAAAAAGGATTGTGTTG ACACATGTGATGTGCGCTGTGCTcggaaaaagactgaaaagaggTTCCGTAAAACCATTCGAACCTTACGGAAGACTGTCAGCAGGGACCAGTTCCGCATTCGTGTCTCTGGCATGGACCACGAAGTGGCCAGAAAGTCTCTCAAGCTGTCAGAGCCGCAGCAGGCTTGTGGTGTAGGACAGATGTATGTGGGTAACAGATGTG aTCAGTGCTCGCCAGGTGAATATTCTCCTGACGGCTTCAAACCCTGTCTGCCATGTCCCCTTGGAACATACCAGCCTGAAGCTGGGAGAGTATCCTGCTTTCCCTGCGGAGGAGGTCTAACCACGAGACATAGCAGTGCATCCTTGTTTCAGGACTGTGAGACCAAAG TTCAGTGTTCACCTGGCCATTTTTATAATACCACAACTCATCGGTGTATTCGCTGCACAGTTGGGACATACCAGCCTGAGTTTGGACAAAATTACTGCATTTCATGCCCTGGAAACACCACTACTGATTTTGATGGGTCAACAAATATAACACAGTGCAAAA ATAGGCAGTGTGGAGGTGAACTGGGAGATTACACTGGATATATTGAATCACCAAACTATCCTGGGGACTATCCTGCAAATACTGAGTGCACTTGGAATATTAACCCACCGCCAAAGCGCCGTATTCTCATTGTGgttccagaaatatttctacCAATAGAAGATGAGTGTGGAGACTACCTGGTGATGCGAAAAAGCT CTTCTTCCAACTCAGTGACCACCTATGAAACCTGTCAAACCTACGAACGCCCTATAGCTTTCACTTCTAGGTCTAAGAAGTTGTGGATCCAGTTCAAGTCAAATGAAGGGAACAGTGCCAAAGGATTCCAAGTTCCTTATGTAACGTATGATG AGGATTACCAAGAACTAATAGAAGACATTGTTCGGGATGGTAGACTTTATGCATCTGAAAATCATCAGGAAATACTTAAG gACAAGAAACTGATAAAAGCATTGTTCGACGTGTTGGCGCATCCACAGAACTACTTCAAGTACACAGCCCAAGAGTCAAGAGAGATGTTCCCAAGATCCTTCATTCGGCTGCTGCGCTCTAAAGTTTCCAGATTTTTGAGGCCTTACAAATAG
- the SCUBE2 gene encoding signal peptide, CUB and EGF-like domain-containing protein 2 isoform X1, whose amino-acid sequence MGSGGRRRGAAGARALPLLLLLLPAPGAPAALPLPLALPDVDECALGLDDCHPDAICQNTPKLYKCTCKVGYTGEGKKCEDIDECDNDFNGGCVHECFNIPGNYRCTCYDGFMLAHDGHNCLDTDECMFNNGGCQHVCVNTVGSYECRCKEGFFLSDNQHTCIHRSEEGMSCMNKDHGCAHICRETPKGGVACECRPGFELSKNQRSCILTCNHGNGGCQHTCDDADNGPICGCHPKYIMHVDGKTCLEREEAAVEISEGNTTAGADVDKRVKRRLLMETCAVNNGGCDRTCKDTSTGVHCSCPVGFTLQFDGKTCKDIDECQSNNGGCDHFCKNTVGSFDCSCRKGFKLLTDEKSCQDVDECSFERTCDHTCINHPGTFECTCNKGYALYGFTHCGDINECSVNNGGCQQLCVNTLGDYECLCHSNYKLHWNKKDCVETKGPLPDNMSPKVLLHCIKSGGSDRCFLSCSSDVQIFFGTQDAYTLTCGRSSQPKKKQQNTNASTWLDTSAIKISVTFKLNERKCSLKKTEMFQESLEQMMPERHNSVKESFHYVNLTCSSGKKVHGVLSRLTAAREIFITADFELETSRKEVTDTCDVRCARKKTEKRFRKTIRTLRKTVSRDQFRIRVSGMDHEVARKSLKLSEPQQACGVGQMYVGNRCDQCSPGEYSPDGFKPCLPCPLGTYQPEAGRVSCFPCGGGLTTRHSSASLFQDCETKVQCSPGHFYNTTTHRCIRCTVGTYQPEFGQNYCISCPGNTTTDFDGSTNITQCKNRQCGGELGDYTGYIESPNYPGDYPANTECTWNINPPPKRRILIVVPEIFLPIEDECGDYLVMRKSSSSNSVTTYETCQTYERPIAFTSRSKKLWIQFKSNEGNSAKGFQVPYVTYDEDYQELIEDIVRDGRLYASENHQEILKDKKLIKALFDVLAHPQNYFKYTAQESREMFPRSFIRLLRSKVSRFLRPYK is encoded by the exons ATGGGgtccggcggccgccgccgcggcgcggcgggggcccgggcgctgccgctgctgctcctgctgctgcccgcGCCGGgcgcccccgccgccctgcccctgcccctggcCCTGCCCG ATGTGGATGAATGCGCCCTGGGGCTCGATGACTGCCACCCAGATGCTATTTGTCAAAACACCCCAAAGCTGTACAAGTGCACGTGCAAAGTGGGTTACACTGGCGAAGGGAAGAAATGTGAAG ACATTGATGAATGTGATAATGACTTCAATGGAGGCTGCGTCCACGAGTGTTTCAACATTCCAGGAAATTACCGCTGCACTTGCTACGACGGCTTTATGTTGGCTCATGATGGCCACAACTGCCTGG atACAGATGAATGCATGTTCAACAACGGTGGTTGCCAGCATGTTTGTGTCAACACTGTGGGGAGCTATGAATGTCGCTGTAAGGAAGGGTTCTTTCTAAGTGATAACCAGCATACGTGCATCCACCGCTCAGAAG AAGGCATGAGCTGCATGAATAAAGATCATGGCTGTGCCCACATCTGCAGAGAAACGCCCAAAGGAGGAGTTGCCTGTGAATGCCGACCAGGATTTGAACTGTCCAAGAACCAGAGGAGCTGCATTT taacATGTAATCATGGAAATGGTGGCTGTCAACATACATGTGATGATGCTGATAATGGGCCTATTTGTGGATGTCACCCCAAGTACATCATGCATGTGGATGGAAAAACCTGCCTGG agagggaagaggctgCTGTTGAAATTTCTGAGGGAAACACTACAGCAGGAGCTGATGTGGACAAGCGGGTGAAGCGACGGTTGCTTATGG AAACGTGTGCAGTTAATAATGGCGGCTGTGATCGTACATGTAAAGATACGTCGACTGGAGTCCACTGCAGCTGTCCTGTTGGATTCACACTCCAGTTTGATGGGAAAACATGTAAAG ATATTGATGAATGCCAGTCCAATAACGGAGGCTGTGatcatttctgtaaaaacacTGTTGGCAGTTTTGattgcagctgcagaaaaggaTTTAAATTATTAACAGATGAGAAGTCTTGTCAAG ACGTTGATGAATGCTCTTTTGAACGGACATGCGACCACACGTGCATCAATCATCCAGGCACCTTCGAGTGTACTTGTAACAAAGGATATGCTCTCTATGGCTTCACACATTGTGGAG ATATTAATGAATGTAGCGTCAACAATGGTGGTTGCCAACAACTGTGTGTGAACACACTGGGAGACTATGAATGCCTGTGTCACTCTAACTACAAATTACACTGGAATAAAAAGGATTGTGTTG AGACAAAGGGTCCCTTGCCTGATAATATGTCACCCAAGGTATTGCTGCACTGCATTAAGAGTGGTGGGAGTGATAGATGCTTCTTAAGCTGCTCTTCGGATGTCCAGATATTTTTTG GAACACAAGATGCCTACACCCTCACCTGTGGCAGGTCATCTCAGCctaagaaaaaacagcaaaatacaaatgcatCCACCTGGCTGG ATACTTCAGCCATCAAGATAAGCGTAAcctttaaattaaatgaaagaaaatgtagtttGAAAAAGACTGAGATGTTTCAAGAAAGTCTGGAACAGATGATGCCAG AGAGACATAATTCAGTAAAGGAGAGCTTCCACTATGTAAACCTAACATGCAGCTCTGGCAAGAAAGTTCATGGAGTCCTCAGTAGACTGACTGCGGCTAGAGAAATTTTTATCACTGCGGACTTTGAGCTTGAAACAAGCCGAAAGGAGGTGACAG ACACATGTGATGTGCGCTGTGCTcggaaaaagactgaaaagaggTTCCGTAAAACCATTCGAACCTTACGGAAGACTGTCAGCAGGGACCAGTTCCGCATTCGTGTCTCTGGCATGGACCACGAAGTGGCCAGAAAGTCTCTCAAGCTGTCAGAGCCGCAGCAGGCTTGTGGTGTAGGACAGATGTATGTGGGTAACAGATGTG aTCAGTGCTCGCCAGGTGAATATTCTCCTGACGGCTTCAAACCCTGTCTGCCATGTCCCCTTGGAACATACCAGCCTGAAGCTGGGAGAGTATCCTGCTTTCCCTGCGGAGGAGGTCTAACCACGAGACATAGCAGTGCATCCTTGTTTCAGGACTGTGAGACCAAAG TTCAGTGTTCACCTGGCCATTTTTATAATACCACAACTCATCGGTGTATTCGCTGCACAGTTGGGACATACCAGCCTGAGTTTGGACAAAATTACTGCATTTCATGCCCTGGAAACACCACTACTGATTTTGATGGGTCAACAAATATAACACAGTGCAAAA ATAGGCAGTGTGGAGGTGAACTGGGAGATTACACTGGATATATTGAATCACCAAACTATCCTGGGGACTATCCTGCAAATACTGAGTGCACTTGGAATATTAACCCACCGCCAAAGCGCCGTATTCTCATTGTGgttccagaaatatttctacCAATAGAAGATGAGTGTGGAGACTACCTGGTGATGCGAAAAAGCT CTTCTTCCAACTCAGTGACCACCTATGAAACCTGTCAAACCTACGAACGCCCTATAGCTTTCACTTCTAGGTCTAAGAAGTTGTGGATCCAGTTCAAGTCAAATGAAGGGAACAGTGCCAAAGGATTCCAAGTTCCTTATGTAACGTATGATG AGGATTACCAAGAACTAATAGAAGACATTGTTCGGGATGGTAGACTTTATGCATCTGAAAATCATCAGGAAATACTTAAG gACAAGAAACTGATAAAAGCATTGTTCGACGTGTTGGCGCATCCACAGAACTACTTCAAGTACACAGCCCAAGAGTCAAGAGAGATGTTCCCAAGATCCTTCATTCGGCTGCTGCGCTCTAAAGTTTCCAGATTTTTGAGGCCTTACAAATAG